The genomic stretch CTCTTCGACCCACGTAAATTCTTGAAACCAGGTTTCGAAGCTATTACTGAAGCTGTTGAAGAACGTATCGACGTATTTGGTTCAGCTAACAAAGCTTAATCAGACTTCGTTTCGTTAAAAAAACTTCCCTTTTGGGAAGTTTTTTTATGCTTTTAAAAATTTTTTGAGTAAACTTAGCTCTTTTGTTGACAATTATTTAGTGAGTGCTATAATGAACCTGTTAGCCGATTTAGCTCAGTCGGTAGAGCAACGCACTCGTAACGCGTAGGTCGTAGGTTCAATTCCTGCAATCGGCAGAAGAGGTAAAAGGTCCCGATTTTGGGGCTTTTTATGTTATGATATTTTTGAGAGTTTAAACAGTTTCAGAAAATAGTAGGGCATTTTCTAAAAGTTTTTTAATGATTATTGGCCAAAAAGCTTGCTAAAATAGGCCCAATATGTTATCATTTTATGGTATGTGGTGTAAAACACCTATAATCTAAGTAGGAGGACGCAGATAAAATGGCTAAAGTTTGTTATTTCACAGGTCGTAAGACTGTATCAGGAAACAACCGTTCACACTCAATGAACAAAACTAAACGTGCAGTTAAACCAAATCTTCAAAAAGTTACTATTCTTGTAGATGGAAAACCTAAAAAAGTTTGGGCATCAGCTCGTGCGCTTAAATCTGGTAAAGTTGAACGCGTATAAAATAAAAGCCGAAAGGCTTTTTTCTTTGTTTTGTAGCCGTTAATTTTCCATAATTTTTTACAATACGGCTAATATATGGTAAAATAAACTGATAAAAACTTTTGAGGTAGTAAATATGACTGTGAAAATTAATACAAAAGATGGCCAAATTGAGTTATCTGACGACGTAATTGCAACTGTTGTTGGTGGTTCAGCAACAGAAATTTTTGGTGTTGTTGGTATGGCAAGTAAAAGTGCTCTTAAGGATAATTTTCAAGCGCTTCTGCGTAAAGAAAACTACGCAAAAGGTGTTGTTGTCAAATCAACAGAAAGTGGTATTTCAGTCGATGTTTACACTGTGATGTCATACGGTGTGAAAATTTCTGAAGTATCTAAGAACATTCAGGAACGTGTCAAGTTCAACCTCGAAAATCAACTTGGCCTTTCAGCAGACATGGTGAATGTTTACGTACAAAATATTAAAGTTGTAGGAGAAGATTAGTGTCAAATATTACAACAAGTTTATTCCAAGAAATGGTTCAAGCTGCTAGCACCCGTCTTGGAAATCAAGCAGAATATGTAAACTCCCTTAATGTTTTCCCTGTACCAGATGGTGATACAGGAACAAACATGGGAATGACAATTGAAAATGGTGCCAAAGAAGTTGCAGACAAACCTGCATCTACTGTTGGAGAAGTTGGACAAATCCTTTCAAAAGGTCTTTTGATGGGTGCACGTGGTAACTCAGGTGTTATTACATCTCAATTATTCCGTGGATTCGGTCAAGCAATCAAAGATAAAGAAGAATTGACTGGTAAAGACCTTGCACATGCCTTCCAATCAGGTGTTGAAGTTGCTTACAAAGCTGTTATGAAACCTGTTGAAGGTACTATTTTGACTGTTTCTCGTGGTGCTGCAACTGCTGCGCTTAAAAAAGCTGAAGAAACTGATGATGCTGTTGAAGTTATGCGTGCTGCACTTGATGGTGCAAAAGGCGCTTTGGCTAAAACACCAGAAATGCTTCCTGTTTTGAAAGAAGTTGGTGTTGTCGATTCAGGTGGTCAAGGTTTGGTCTTCATCTATGAAGGTTTCCTTGCTGCTTTGACTGGTGAATATATCGCTTCTGAAGATTTCAAAGCAACTCCAGCTGTTATGACAGAAATGATTAACGCTGAACACCACAAATCTGTAGCTGAACACGTTGCAACTGAAGATATCAAGTACGGTTATTGTACTGAAATCATGGTTGCTCTAAAACAAGGTCCTACTTACGTTAAAGAATTTAACTACGATGAGTTTCAAGGCTTTTTGAGTGGTTTAGGTGATTCTCTTATCTTAGTAAACGACGATGAAATTGCTAAAGTTCACGTCCACACAGAAGACCCAGGATTGGTCCTTCAAGAAGGTCTTAAATACGGTGCTCTTAAAAAAGTTAAAGTTGATAACATGCGTAACCAGCACGATGCTGTTCTTGAAAAAGATCAAGCTCAATCAGCAGCTGCTAGCCAAGAAGCAAAAGATTTCGCAATCGTTGCGGTATGTGCTGGTGATGGATTAGCTGACATCTTCAAATCACAAGGTGTTGACTACGTTATCTCAGGTGGCCAAACAATGAACCCATCTACAGAAGACATCTTGAAAGCTATTGATGCTGTTAACGCTAAAAATGTTATCATTTTGCCAAATAACAAAAACATCTTCATGGCTGCTCAATCAGCAGCAGAAGTGTCTGAAGTCCCAGCTGCAGTTGTTGAAACACGTACTGTACCTCAAGGATTTACAAGCTTGTTAGCCTTCAATCCAACTCAATCATTGGAAGAAAACGTTGAAGCTATGACTGCAAGCCTTTCAGATGTTGTTAGTGGTAGCGTAACACTTGCTGTTCGTGATACTTCAATTGATGGTCTTGAAATCCACCAAGATGACAACCTAGGTATGGTTGATGGTAAAATCGTGGTTTCAAACCCAGACATGACAACTACTTTGAAAGAAACATTCGCTAAAATGATTGACGAAGATAGCGAAATTATCACTATCTACGTTGGTGAAGATGGAAGCCAAGAATTGGCAGAAGAAATGGCTGATTACTTAGAATCGACTTACGAAGATGTAGAAGTTGAAATTCACGAAGGTAAACAACCAGTTTATCCATACTTGATGAGTGTTGAATAATTTCTTATTTAATATTTTAATATAAAAGATAGAAGAAAGCATTTCGGTGCTTTCTTTTTTTATGTAAAAAATTTTCTTTTCTCCATAAAAGGCGTCAATTCAATATCTAATAGAAAGAAAATTGTTAACTAACAAAATTTTCTGAAAATTGTCTTGACTTTATTTTTTAAAGTGTTAACATGGTGTGTAAGATTTAATTGATAGGAGAAAACAGATGAGAAGTGACATGATTAAGGTAGGTGTGGATAAAGCACCAGCCCGTGGTCTTCTTTATGCAACCGGGCAAGTAAAATCTGCTAAAGACATGCAAAAACCATTTATCGCAATTTGTAATTCTTACATTGATATTGTTCCTGGACATGTTCATTTGCGTGAATTGGCAGATGTCGCCAAGGAAGCTATCCGTGAAATGGGTGGTATTCCTTTTGAATTCAATACCATTGGGGTAGACGACGGAATTGCTATGGGGCATATTGGAATGCGTTATAGTCTTCCATCACGTGAAATCATTGCGGATGCTGCTGAAACAGTTATCAATGCGCACTGGTTTGACGGTGTTTTCTACATTCCTAACTGTGATAAAATTACGCCAGGTATGATTTTAGCTGCACTTCGTACCAATGTTCCTGCAGTCTTTTGTTCAGGTGGTCCGATGAAGGGCGGTATTGATATGACAGGTCACCAAGCAACTTTGTCAAGCCTTTTTGAAGCTGTCGGAACTTATCAAGCTGGTGATATGTCTAAGAAAGAATTGGATTATTTGGAACAAAATGCTTGTCCAACATGTGGTTCATGTGCAGGGATGTTTACAGCTAATTCTATGAACTCTCTTATGGAAGTGCTAGGCCTTGCTCTTCCTGGAAATGGTACTGTTCTTGCGGTATCTGATCAACGTCGTGAATTGGTTCGTCAAGCAGCCAAACATTTGATGGATAATGTTAAAAATAACTTACGTCCAAGAGATATCATCACTAAAGAAGCTATTGATGATGCTTTTGCTCTTGATATGGCTATGGGTGGTTCTACCAATACCGTTCTTCATACGCTTGCTATCGCACGTGAAGCGGGTATCGATTATAATTTAACAGATATCAATGAAATTGCTAAGAAGACGCCATATTTGTCTAAAATTGCACCATCAAGTGTTTATACTATGCACGATGTCCAAGAAGCAGGTGGTATCTCAGCTATTATTAATCAATTGATTAAAAAAGGTACTATCAAGGGTGATCGTATTACAGTTACTGGTAAGACTTTGAAAGAAAATGTAGCTGGTGCAGAAATTAAGAATGAAGAAATCATTCACCCAATTGAACATCCAATTTCTCCAGTGGGTGGTTTGTCAGTTCTTTACGGTAATATCGCACAAGATGGAGCTGTTATTAAAGTTGGTGGTGTTGACCCTTCTGTTAAAATATTCCGTGGTAAAGCGATTTGCTGTGATTCACAAGATGAAGCACTTGAATTGATTGACAATGGTACTGTTAAAAAAGGCCATGTTGTTGTTATTCGTTACGAAGGTCCTCAAGGTGGTCCAGGTATGCCAGAAATGCTCGCACCAACTTCTAAAATCGTTGGACGTGGGCTTGGTAAAGATGTTGCCTTGATTACTGATGGTCGTTTCTCAGGGGCTACTCGTGGGATTGCTATTGGTCACGTGTCACCAGAAGCTGCAGAAGGAGGTAACATTGCCCTTATTGAAGATGGCGATGAAATTTATATTGATTTAACAAATCGAACAATTGATTTGCTTGTGGATGATGCCACATTAGAAGAACGTCGTAAACATTTGAAACCATTTAAGTCAAAAATTTCAAGCGGTTGGTTACGTCGTTACACAGCTTTTGCGTCATCAGCAAACTTTGGTGGTTCAATGATGACTCAAGAAGAGTTTGAAGAACGTAAAGCAGAACGTGAAAAACAAGAAAATAAATAAGGCAGATTAAATATTTTTGAAAGTGTTCAAAATATTTGTTCACTTTCTCTTGCTTTATTTTTTTTAAATGTTATTATAGTAACAAGCTGTTAGAATTTTTAGATAATTCGGAATTTACATGAAAAGGAGGACTTTGTGAAACAGATTAGATTAAAAGAATCCAAGAATGGATCGGAATTATTATTGGAAACCTTGGCTAGTCTGGGGATTGATACGATTTTTGGCTACCCAGGTGGAGCCGTTCTGCCACTGTATGATGCGATTTATAACTTTGATGGTATTCGTCATATTTTGGCTCGTCATGAGCAAGGTGCCCTTCATGAAGCCGAAGGTTATGCTAAATCAACTGGTAAACTTGGCGTTGCTATTGTAACAAGTGGTCCTGGTGCAACGAACGCCATTACTGGTATTGCAGATGGTATGAGTGATAGTGTTCCAATGCTTATCTTTACCGGTCAAGTCGGAATGTCTGGTATTGGTAAAGATGCTTTCCAAGAAGCTGATATTATCGGTATCACAATGCCAATCACGAAATACAATTATCAGATTCGTGATGTTGCAGATGTGCCACGCATTGTGACAGAAGCTGTTCATATTGCAACAACAGGTCGACCTGGTCCAGTTGTTATTGACCTTCCGAAAAATATTTCGGCTGCTAAAACAACAGTTTATAATGATCCTACTGTTGATCTTCCAAGTTACCAACCAACCTTGGAACCAAATGCTTTGCAGGTCAAGAAAATTTTGACTCAGTTGAAAAAGGCAAAACGTCCGCTGATTATCGCTGGTGGTGGTGTCAACTACTCAGGTGCTTCTAAGGAGTTAATTGCTTTTGCAGAACGCTATAACATTCCTGTTGTTTCAACCTTACTGAGTTTGGGTGTTATGCCAATTAGTCATCCCCTTTCTCTGGGGATGGGTGGCATGCATGGTTCATATGCGTCAAATATGGCTTTGACACAATGTGACTTTATGATTAACTTCGGGTCGCGTTTTGCAGATCGTTTGACTGGTAATCCAGCTACTTTTGCTAAAAAAGCAGTGGTTGCTCATGTGGATATTGATCCTGCGGAAATCGGAAAAGTCGTCAAGACACAAATTCCAATCGTTGGTGATGCCAAGCGTACACTACAGATTCTTCTGGAAGAAGATGAAGTTAAAACACGTCACGATGATTGGACTGAATCAGTTCTTGCTAATAAAGCAAAAGCTCCATTTAGTTATGACTTTGATGAAACAGTTATCAAACCACAACATGCCATTGCTACAATTGGTAAAGTAACAGATGGCGACGCTATCGTGGTTACAGACGTCGGCCAACACCAAATGTGGGCAGCTCAATTTTATCCATATAAAAATGAGCGCCAATTGATTACATCTGGTGGTCTTGGAACAATGGGATTCGGAATTCCAGCTGCTATCGGTGCTAAGTTAGCGAATCCAGATAAAGAAGTTATTCTCTTTGTCGGTGATGGCGGTTTCCAAATGACAAACCAAGAGTTAGCTTTGCTAAATGGTTATGGTGTTCCGATTAAAGTGGTTCTGATTAACAACCACTCACTTGGTATGGTTCGTCAATGGCAAGAATCTTTCTACGATGAACATCGCAGTGAGTCAACTTTTGATGATGAGCCAAACTTCCAAATGATGGCAGAAGCCTATGGCATTGCTCACCACAAATTTACTGATCCGAAAACATTGGAAGAAGACTTGAAAGTCATCACTGAGAATAAACCAATGTTGATCGAAGTTGCGATTTCTAATCGTGAACATGTTTATCCAATGGTTCCATCAGGTAAATCAAATAGTGAAATGTTGGGGGTGAAGTTTAATGCGTAGAATGTTGACAGCAAAGCTTCAAAATTCAACAGGTGTTCTTAATCGTTTCACAGGCGTCCTCTCACGCCGACAGGTTAACATTGAGTCTATTTCCGTTGGACAAACAATGGAAGACAATGTCTCTCGAATTACGATTATTATCGATGTTGAGAGTTTGGAAGAAGTTGAACAAATCATCAAACAATTGAACCGTTTGATTGATGTGCTTCGCGTTCGTGATATTACGGATATTCCACACTTGGAACGTGAAGTGATTTTAGTTAAATTGACAGCACCAACAAGCAAACGTGCCGAGATTTTAGCGGTTATTCAACCGTTTCGTGCAAGTGTTGTTGACGTAGCACCAAAATCAATTACTATTCAGGTAACTGGTGATGGTGATAAAATCGATGCTTTGCTTCGTGTTGTCAAACCTTATGGTATTCAGAATCTTGCCCGCACAGGTGCGACAGGATTCTCAAGAGATTTTTCTTGTTAAACAATTAATTTAGTTAACAGTTGCCTGGCCAGGCAGTTAAAATAAAAATAGAAAAGAGATATTTATTATGGCAGTAACAATGGAATACGAAAAAGACGTAAAAGTAGCAGCTCTTGATGGTAAAAAAATTGCCGTTATTGGTTATGGATCACAAGGTCATGCTCATGCTCAAAACTTGCGTGACTCAGGTCACGATGTTATCATTGGGGTTCGCCATGGTAAATCATTCGATAAAGCAAAAGAAGATGGATTTGATACTTATGAAGTAGCAGAAGCAACAAAACTTGCTGATGTTATCATGGTATTGGCTCCTGATGAAATCCAAGCTAAACTTTATGCTGAAGAAATTGCTCCAAACCTTGAAGCTGGTAACGCTCTTGGATTTGCACATGGTTTCAATATCCGTTTTGGATACATTAAAGCTCCAGAAACAGTAGATGTCTTCATGTGTGCTCCTAAAGGACCAGGTCACCTTGTTCGTCGTACTTACACAGAAGGATTTGGTGTACCAGCACTTTACGCTGTTTACCAAGATGCTACTGGTAATGCTAAAGACATCGCAATGGATTGGTCTAAAGGTATCGGTGCTGCACGTGTTGGACTTCTTGAAACAACATTTAAAGAAGAAACTGAAGAAGACCTCTTTGGTGAACAAGCAGTACTTTGTGGTGGTTTAACTGCTCTTATCGAAGCTGGTTTTGAAGTTCTTACTGAAGCTGGCTATGCTCCAGAATTGGCTTACTTTGAAGTTCTTCATGAAATGAAACTTATCGTTGACCTTATCTACGAAGGTGGATTCAAGAAAATGCGTCAATCAATTTCAAATACAGCTGAATTTGGTGACTACGTATCTGGACCACGTGTTATCACTAAAGATGTTAAAGAAAATATGAAAGCTGTTCTTGCTGATATCCAATCAGGTAAATTCGCTGAAGACTTTGTTAACGACTACCAAGCAGGTCGTCCAAAACTTGAAGCATACCGTAAAGAAGCTGCAGCTCTTGAAATTGAAAAAGTGGGTGCTGAACTTCGTAAAGCAATGCCTTTTGTTAACCAAAACGATGACGATGCATTCAAAATTTATAACTAATTTTTGAAGAAATCCACTTATAAAAGGCCGATGTTTGTCATCGGTTTTTTATCTATTAATCAGCAATTTGTCATATAAAATATTTAGATATTAGAAGAGGTAGTTTATGATCTTAGCTAAGGATGTTGTTGACGCCTATGACGTCTTGAAAGATGTTGTTGAGCGTACACCCCTAGATTTTGACCGCTATTTGTCGGAAAAATATGGTGCAACTGTTTATCTTAAACGTGAAAACATGCAGAAGGTTCGTTCTTTCAAAATTCGTGGAGCCTACTATGCTATTCACCAATTATCAGAGGATGAAAAAAAACGTGGTGTAGTATGTGCTTCAGCTGGTAACCACGCTCAAGGTGTTGCCTTTACGTGTCATGAAATGAAGATTTCAGCAACAATTTTTATGCCAGTAACAACTCCGCAACAAAAAATTGGGCAAGTGAGATTTTTTGGTGGTCCTTATGTGACGATTAAGCTTGTTGGAGATACTTTTGATGCATCAGCTCAAGCAGCACAAGATTTTACAAAATCAGAAGGAATGACTTTTATCGATCCTTTTGATGATGAAAATGTGCAGGCTGGTCAAGGAACGGTAGCTTACGAGATTTATGAACAAGCTCAAGAAGAAGGTGTAACTTTTGATCAAATCTTTGTGCCAGTTGGTGGTGGTGGTTTGATTGCAGGAGTTGCCACATACATTAAAGATGTAGCTCCAGAAATCCAAGTAGTTGGAGTCGAAGCCTCAGGTGCTCGTAGCATGCGTGCTGCTTTTGACAAAGGTCATCCTGTTAAATTGGAAGAAATCGATAAATTTGCTGATGGGATTGCAGTGCAAAAAGTTGGTGAAAAAACTTTTGAAGTTGCTCGTAAACATGTGGATAAATTAGTTGGTGTTGATGAAGGCTTGATTTCTGAAACACTTATCGACATGTATTCAAAACAAGGGATTATTGCTGAGCCTGCGGGAGCTTCTTCAATTGCAGCTCTTGAAGTGATGAAAGATGAGATTAAAGGGAAAACTGTCGTTTGTATCATTTCTGGTGGTAATAATGATATCAATCGTATGCAAGAGATGGAAGAACGTGCCCTTATCTATGATGGAGTGAAACATTATTTTGTGGTTAACTTCCCACAACGTCCAGGTGCCCTACGTGAATTTGTCAACAACATTCTTGGTCCAAACGATGACATTACACGTTTTGAGTACATTAAACGTGCGAATAAAGGCACAGGCCCTGTTCTCATCGGTATTACACTAGGTGATAAAAATGACTACAATGATTTTATTGATCGTTTGTCTGGTTTTGATCCTTCATACATCAATTTACACGGGAATGAAAGCCTTTATAATCTATTAGTTTGATGCTAAAGTAAACTTCTGTTCTCTCTTAAAATTATTATTATATTGACAAGCAAGCCTAGTTGAACCTTACAGTTTGACTAGGTTTTTGCTTTATTTTTGCTTGACTTTTTAGAAAAATGAAATATAATTGTATTAATTGATAGGTACAAGGGGATCTTATGAATACAGTGTGGTTTATTATTTTTTGTTCTTTTATTACTATCGGATGTGCAATTTCTAGTAGTAAAAAGAAATAATTTTAAAGGAGATTTATCATGATTTTAATTGTTTTAGCTATTTTTCTTATCATTATTTTGAGTGTTGTTGCTAGCACGCTTTATGTGGTACGTCAACAAACTGTTGTTATTATCGAACGTTTTGGGAAATACCAAACAACATCTGGTAGTGGGATTCATGTTCGTTTACCATTTGGTATTGATAAAATTGCTGCGCGAATTCAATTACGTTTGTTGCAATCTGAAATTGTTGTGGAAACTAAGACTAAAGATAATGTTTTTGTAACCTTAAATGTTGCCACACAATACCGTGTGAATGAACAAAATGTGACAGATGCTTATTACAAACTCATGCGTCCTGAAGCTCAAATCAAATCATACATCGAAGATGCTCTTCGTTCATCTGTTCCAAAATTGACTTTGGATGAATTATTTGAGAAAAAAGATGAAATTGCTCTTGAAGTGCAACACCAAGTGGCTGAAGAAATGTCAACTTACGGCTACATTATTGTTAAAACATTGATTACTAAAGTTGAGCCTGATGCTGAAGTTAAACAATCAATGAATGAAATCAATGCTGCGCAACGTAAACGTGTAGCGGCTCAAGAATTAGCTAATGCGGATAAAATTAAAATTGTAACAGCTGCAGAAGCTGAAGCTGAAAAAGATCGCCTTCATGGTGTTGGTATTGCCCAACAACGTAAAGCGATTGTCGATGGTCTAGCTGAGTCAATTCAAGAATTAAAAGATGCCAATGTAGGCATGACTGAAGAACAAATCATGTCTATTCTATTGACTAACCAATATCTTGATACCTTAAATACATTTGCGGCTAAGGGCAATCAAACATTGTTCTTGCCAAATCATCCAGAAGGTATTGAAGATATTCGTACACAAATTTTGTCATCATTGAAAGCTAAATAGTTAAAACTAAAAAAGTCCCTATTGCAGACGGAAGGAATTGCAATAGGGACTTTTTGTCTGGCATTTTGTTAGGGATTGAAATAGGAGTTACATGTTTCTTTTATACCGTTTATATTCATGGATTATTTTCAGAGCACGTTTCCGTGTTTTGATATTGGGACTTTTAAGTCTGCGATATGCAGATGCTAAATCATTTTTTTCAGCCATACCAACCTCCTTAAATATAGATTTATTAACGTTAACATGAAGTAGTATAGCACAAAATACTTAACCAGTAAAGTATTTACTGTAATTTGGCTTAAAATTAGTTTTTGGCACAAAAAAACACCCCTCCAAAAAAGGAAAGGTTGCTTTAAGTAATTATTTCAAGAAACGTTGTAAGAACTCTTTTGTACGTTCTTGTTGTGGGTGTTCGAAGATTTGTTCAGGTGTACCTTCTTCAGCGATAACACCTTTATCCATGAAGATGACACGGTCTGAAACATCTCTTGCGAATTCCATTTCGTGAGTGACGATAATCATTGTTAAACCTGATTTAGCGAGTTCTTGCATTGTTTTAAGAACTTCACCGACCATTTCTGGGTCAAGGGCAGAAGTTGGTTCGTCAAAGAGCATTGCTTCTGGGTTAACCGATAAGGCACGAGCGATTGCCACACGTTGTTTTTGACCACCAGAAAGTTGTTTTGGTTTAGCTTTCCAGTATTGCTCAGTCATACCAACTTTTGTAAGGTTTTCTTTAGCGATTTTTTCAGCTTCGCTTCGAGAACGTTTCAAAACAGTTAT from Streptococcus ruminicola encodes the following:
- the rpmB gene encoding 50S ribosomal protein L28; the protein is MAKVCYFTGRKTVSGNNRSHSMNKTKRAVKPNLQKVTILVDGKPKKVWASARALKSGKVERV
- a CDS encoding Asp23/Gls24 family envelope stress response protein, whose protein sequence is MTVKINTKDGQIELSDDVIATVVGGSATEIFGVVGMASKSALKDNFQALLRKENYAKGVVVKSTESGISVDVYTVMSYGVKISEVSKNIQERVKFNLENQLGLSADMVNVYVQNIKVVGED
- a CDS encoding DAK2 domain-containing protein, giving the protein MSNITTSLFQEMVQAASTRLGNQAEYVNSLNVFPVPDGDTGTNMGMTIENGAKEVADKPASTVGEVGQILSKGLLMGARGNSGVITSQLFRGFGQAIKDKEELTGKDLAHAFQSGVEVAYKAVMKPVEGTILTVSRGAATAALKKAEETDDAVEVMRAALDGAKGALAKTPEMLPVLKEVGVVDSGGQGLVFIYEGFLAALTGEYIASEDFKATPAVMTEMINAEHHKSVAEHVATEDIKYGYCTEIMVALKQGPTYVKEFNYDEFQGFLSGLGDSLILVNDDEIAKVHVHTEDPGLVLQEGLKYGALKKVKVDNMRNQHDAVLEKDQAQSAAASQEAKDFAIVAVCAGDGLADIFKSQGVDYVISGGQTMNPSTEDILKAIDAVNAKNVIILPNNKNIFMAAQSAAEVSEVPAAVVETRTVPQGFTSLLAFNPTQSLEENVEAMTASLSDVVSGSVTLAVRDTSIDGLEIHQDDNLGMVDGKIVVSNPDMTTTLKETFAKMIDEDSEIITIYVGEDGSQELAEEMADYLESTYEDVEVEIHEGKQPVYPYLMSVE
- the ilvD gene encoding dihydroxy-acid dehydratase, with the translated sequence MRSDMIKVGVDKAPARGLLYATGQVKSAKDMQKPFIAICNSYIDIVPGHVHLRELADVAKEAIREMGGIPFEFNTIGVDDGIAMGHIGMRYSLPSREIIADAAETVINAHWFDGVFYIPNCDKITPGMILAALRTNVPAVFCSGGPMKGGIDMTGHQATLSSLFEAVGTYQAGDMSKKELDYLEQNACPTCGSCAGMFTANSMNSLMEVLGLALPGNGTVLAVSDQRRELVRQAAKHLMDNVKNNLRPRDIITKEAIDDAFALDMAMGGSTNTVLHTLAIAREAGIDYNLTDINEIAKKTPYLSKIAPSSVYTMHDVQEAGGISAIINQLIKKGTIKGDRITVTGKTLKENVAGAEIKNEEIIHPIEHPISPVGGLSVLYGNIAQDGAVIKVGGVDPSVKIFRGKAICCDSQDEALELIDNGTVKKGHVVVIRYEGPQGGPGMPEMLAPTSKIVGRGLGKDVALITDGRFSGATRGIAIGHVSPEAAEGGNIALIEDGDEIYIDLTNRTIDLLVDDATLEERRKHLKPFKSKISSGWLRRYTAFASSANFGGSMMTQEEFEERKAEREKQENK
- a CDS encoding acetolactate synthase large subunit, with the translated sequence MKQIRLKESKNGSELLLETLASLGIDTIFGYPGGAVLPLYDAIYNFDGIRHILARHEQGALHEAEGYAKSTGKLGVAIVTSGPGATNAITGIADGMSDSVPMLIFTGQVGMSGIGKDAFQEADIIGITMPITKYNYQIRDVADVPRIVTEAVHIATTGRPGPVVIDLPKNISAAKTTVYNDPTVDLPSYQPTLEPNALQVKKILTQLKKAKRPLIIAGGGVNYSGASKELIAFAERYNIPVVSTLLSLGVMPISHPLSLGMGGMHGSYASNMALTQCDFMINFGSRFADRLTGNPATFAKKAVVAHVDIDPAEIGKVVKTQIPIVGDAKRTLQILLEEDEVKTRHDDWTESVLANKAKAPFSYDFDETVIKPQHAIATIGKVTDGDAIVVTDVGQHQMWAAQFYPYKNERQLITSGGLGTMGFGIPAAIGAKLANPDKEVILFVGDGGFQMTNQELALLNGYGVPIKVVLINNHSLGMVRQWQESFYDEHRSESTFDDEPNFQMMAEAYGIAHHKFTDPKTLEEDLKVITENKPMLIEVAISNREHVYPMVPSGKSNSEMLGVKFNA
- the ilvN gene encoding acetolactate synthase small subunit, with the translated sequence MRRMLTAKLQNSTGVLNRFTGVLSRRQVNIESISVGQTMEDNVSRITIIIDVESLEEVEQIIKQLNRLIDVLRVRDITDIPHLEREVILVKLTAPTSKRAEILAVIQPFRASVVDVAPKSITIQVTGDGDKIDALLRVVKPYGIQNLARTGATGFSRDFSC
- the ilvC gene encoding ketol-acid reductoisomerase; its protein translation is MAVTMEYEKDVKVAALDGKKIAVIGYGSQGHAHAQNLRDSGHDVIIGVRHGKSFDKAKEDGFDTYEVAEATKLADVIMVLAPDEIQAKLYAEEIAPNLEAGNALGFAHGFNIRFGYIKAPETVDVFMCAPKGPGHLVRRTYTEGFGVPALYAVYQDATGNAKDIAMDWSKGIGAARVGLLETTFKEETEEDLFGEQAVLCGGLTALIEAGFEVLTEAGYAPELAYFEVLHEMKLIVDLIYEGGFKKMRQSISNTAEFGDYVSGPRVITKDVKENMKAVLADIQSGKFAEDFVNDYQAGRPKLEAYRKEAAALEIEKVGAELRKAMPFVNQNDDDAFKIYN
- the ilvA gene encoding threonine ammonia-lyase IlvA, with amino-acid sequence MILAKDVVDAYDVLKDVVERTPLDFDRYLSEKYGATVYLKRENMQKVRSFKIRGAYYAIHQLSEDEKKRGVVCASAGNHAQGVAFTCHEMKISATIFMPVTTPQQKIGQVRFFGGPYVTIKLVGDTFDASAQAAQDFTKSEGMTFIDPFDDENVQAGQGTVAYEIYEQAQEEGVTFDQIFVPVGGGGLIAGVATYIKDVAPEIQVVGVEASGARSMRAAFDKGHPVKLEEIDKFADGIAVQKVGEKTFEVARKHVDKLVGVDEGLISETLIDMYSKQGIIAEPAGASSIAALEVMKDEIKGKTVVCIISGGNNDINRMQEMEERALIYDGVKHYFVVNFPQRPGALREFVNNILGPNDDITRFEYIKRANKGTGPVLIGITLGDKNDYNDFIDRLSGFDPSYINLHGNESLYNLLV
- a CDS encoding SPFH domain-containing protein, which produces MILIVLAIFLIIILSVVASTLYVVRQQTVVIIERFGKYQTTSGSGIHVRLPFGIDKIAARIQLRLLQSEIVVETKTKDNVFVTLNVATQYRVNEQNVTDAYYKLMRPEAQIKSYIEDALRSSVPKLTLDELFEKKDEIALEVQHQVAEEMSTYGYIIVKTLITKVEPDAEVKQSMNEINAAQRKRVAAQELANADKIKIVTAAEAEAEKDRLHGVGIAQQRKAIVDGLAESIQELKDANVGMTEEQIMSILLTNQYLDTLNTFAAKGNQTLFLPNHPEGIEDIRTQILSSLKAK
- a CDS encoding putative metal homeostasis protein; amino-acid sequence: MAEKNDLASAYRRLKSPNIKTRKRALKIIHEYKRYKRNM
- a CDS encoding amino acid ABC transporter ATP-binding protein produces the protein MSQPIIEIKHLKKSYGQNEVLKDISLSVNKGEVISIIGSSGSGKSTFLRSINLLEDPTAGEILFHGQNVLEKDYNLTEYREKLGMVFQSFNLFENLNVLENAIVAQITVLKRSRSEAEKIAKENLTKVGMTEQYWKAKPKQLSGGQKQRVAIARALSVNPEAMLFDEPTSALDPEMVGEVLKTMQELAKSGLTMIIVTHEMEFARDVSDRVIFMDKGVIAEEGTPEQIFEHPQQERTKEFLQRFLK